Proteins found in one Oribacterium sp. oral taxon 102 genomic segment:
- a CDS encoding phage holin family protein, whose translation MNRGVLCAAVGIVGSGVASLFGGWGAALSGLVLFMAIDFAMGLTVAGVFKRSKKTDGGALESRAGWKGLCRKVYTLALVLVAHWLDIITGTSYIRDAVCIGFIANEAISILENAGLMGIPIPSVMSKAIEVLRDKDVKK comes from the coding sequence ATGAACAGAGGCGTATTATGTGCAGCAGTAGGCATTGTCGGGAGCGGTGTGGCTTCCCTTTTTGGCGGATGGGGTGCAGCGTTGAGTGGACTTGTGTTGTTTATGGCGATTGATTTTGCAATGGGGCTTACCGTAGCCGGAGTATTCAAGCGGTCAAAGAAGACGGACGGCGGCGCGCTGGAGAGCCGTGCGGGCTGGAAAGGGCTGTGCAGAAAGGTGTATACGCTCGCACTCGTGCTCGTTGCGCATTGGCTCGATATTATTACCGGAACGAGCTACATCCGGGACGCGGTATGCATCGGCTTTATCGCTAATGAAGCAATATCCATCCTTGAAAATGCGGGGCTGATGGGAATCCCTATCCCCTCCGTGATGTCTAAGGCTATCGAGGTGCTGAGGGATAAGGATGTAAAGAAGTAA
- a CDS encoding phage antirepressor — MNEMKIFTNEEFGEVRTVEIESEPYFVGKDVADILGYQNGSRDINRHVEEEDREKIMFFDGNQDKETIVINESGLYSLILSSKLPNAKRFKRWVTSEVLPSIRRHGMYAMDELIENPDLAINALTALKEERAKRKALELENQVKDQQIAELQPKASYYDLVLQCKDLLSMTEIAKDYGMSAKKMNKLLHELGVQFNQSGVWFLYAKYQDKGYTQTKTQNYNKPDGTQGAKTHMYWTQKGRLFLYELLKQNGILPMIERDDAA, encoded by the coding sequence ATGAACGAGATGAAGATTTTCACCAATGAGGAGTTTGGAGAAGTAAGAACGGTGGAGATTGAGAGCGAGCCTTATTTTGTGGGGAAGGATGTCGCCGATATTCTCGGGTACCAAAACGGTAGTCGAGATATCAACCGCCATGTTGAAGAGGAAGATCGTGAGAAGATTATGTTCTTTGATGGTAATCAGGACAAGGAAACTATTGTAATCAACGAGTCCGGTCTTTACAGCCTGATCCTCTCCAGCAAGCTCCCGAATGCAAAGCGTTTCAAGCGCTGGGTGACTTCGGAGGTACTGCCCAGCATCCGCCGACATGGTATGTACGCCATGGATGAGTTGATCGAGAACCCCGATCTTGCTATCAACGCCCTCACCGCACTGAAAGAGGAGCGGGCGAAGCGCAAGGCATTGGAACTTGAGAATCAGGTCAAGGATCAGCAGATCGCAGAGCTTCAGCCGAAGGCAAGCTACTATGACCTTGTCCTCCAGTGCAAGGATCTTCTCTCTATGACGGAGATTGCCAAGGACTACGGCATGAGCGCTAAGAAGATGAATAAGCTCCTCCATGAGCTGGGAGTGCAGTTCAACCAGTCTGGTGTCTGGTTCCTGTATGCGAAGTACCAGGATAAGGGCTATACGCAGACCAAGACGCAGAACTACAACAAGCCGGATGGTACACAGGGCGCTAAAACGCATATGTACTGGACACAGAAGGGGCGGCTGTTCCTCTACGAGCTTCTTAAACAGAACGGGATTCTCCCGATGATTGAGAGAGATGACGCGGCATAA
- the pgeF gene encoding peptidoglycan editing factor PgeF produces the protein MKRQRIKYGEERTLRLHSFQNEDGSELLLLRSPALVAFPALQHGFSTRFGGVSEGCFESMNLSFSRGDSETCVRENFRRIAACFGQREDRFVLSFQTHTANVRAVTEADLGKGVTRLRDYTDVDALITDRPGIILGVFWADCVPILFYDPVRQAIGAAHSGWRGTAGKIGRETVRRMTECYGSVPEDIRAVIGPSICRNCYEISEDVALCFREAFPGQEERILREKHPEGVRQGTADRKYLLDLWEANRLVLREAGLPDRNIETGGLCTCCNPAWMFSHRGQGEERGNNGAFLMLADKE, from the coding sequence ATGAAGCGGCAGAGGATAAAATATGGGGAGGAACGGACGCTCCGTCTTCATTCCTTTCAAAATGAAGATGGCTCGGAGCTTCTGCTGCTCAGAAGCCCGGCGCTGGTTGCATTCCCCGCACTGCAGCATGGCTTTTCCACCCGCTTCGGGGGCGTCAGCGAGGGCTGCTTCGAGAGTATGAATCTGAGCTTTTCGAGAGGCGACAGTGAGACGTGCGTGCGGGAGAACTTCCGGAGGATCGCCGCCTGCTTCGGACAGCGGGAGGATCGCTTCGTGCTGAGCTTCCAGACCCATACGGCGAATGTGCGCGCCGTCACAGAGGCGGATCTCGGAAAGGGGGTCACGAGACTGCGGGACTATACGGATGTGGATGCACTGATTACGGATAGGCCCGGCATCATTCTCGGCGTATTCTGGGCGGACTGCGTCCCGATTCTGTTCTATGATCCGGTGCGGCAGGCGATCGGTGCAGCGCATTCCGGCTGGAGAGGGACGGCGGGAAAGATCGGGCGGGAAACCGTTCGCAGGATGACGGAGTGCTATGGCAGTGTGCCGGAGGACATCCGTGCCGTGATTGGGCCGAGTATCTGCCGGAACTGCTATGAGATTTCCGAGGATGTCGCGCTATGCTTCCGAGAAGCCTTTCCGGGGCAGGAGGAACGGATACTTCGGGAGAAGCATCCCGAGGGGGTACGGCAGGGAACTGCCGATCGGAAGTATCTCCTCGACCTTTGGGAGGCAAATCGCCTCGTGCTCAGAGAGGCGGGGCTGCCTGATCGAAATATCGAGACGGGCGGTCTCTGTACCTGCTGTAATCCTGCGTGGATGTTTTCACACCGGGGACAGGGTGAGGAGAGGGGAAACAACGGCGCTTTTCTGATGCTTGCGGATAAAGAGTAA
- the asnA gene encoding aspartate--ammonia ligase, with protein MALILPKNYDPRLSVRETQEAIKYIRDTFQKEFGKEMNLSRISAPLFVERSSGLNDNLNGYERPVSFDVPWNPGETIEVVHSLAKWKRMALKRYGFRPGEGLYTNMNAIRRDEELDNLHSCYVDQWDWEMVIRKEERNETTLEGSVRMIFRIIKHMEHEVWYKYPNAVKKLPEDIFFIDSETLLQRYPDKSAKERENLITKEHGCVFIKRIGDKLSNGEPHDGRAPDYDDWQLNGDILFWFDRLDCALEISSMGIRVDEDSLLSQLRKAGCEERAALSYHRMLLNRELPYTIGGGIGQSRLCMLLLDRAHVGEVQASIWPAEMIESCERNGITLL; from the coding sequence ATGGCACTGATACTACCGAAGAATTATGATCCGAGGCTTTCTGTCCGGGAAACGCAGGAGGCGATCAAGTACATCAGAGACACCTTTCAGAAGGAATTCGGAAAAGAGATGAATCTTTCCCGAATTTCCGCGCCGCTTTTCGTAGAGCGGAGCTCGGGACTGAATGACAATCTGAATGGCTATGAGCGTCCTGTCAGCTTCGATGTGCCATGGAATCCGGGAGAGACGATAGAGGTCGTACACTCTCTGGCGAAGTGGAAACGGATGGCGCTGAAGCGGTATGGCTTCCGCCCGGGCGAGGGGCTCTACACCAATATGAACGCGATCCGCCGGGATGAGGAGCTGGATAACCTGCATAGCTGCTATGTGGATCAGTGGGATTGGGAAATGGTGATCCGGAAGGAGGAGCGGAATGAGACGACGCTGGAGGGCAGCGTCCGCATGATCTTCCGCATCATTAAGCACATGGAGCATGAGGTCTGGTACAAGTACCCGAATGCGGTGAAGAAGCTGCCGGAGGATATCTTCTTCATTGATTCCGAGACGCTGCTTCAGAGGTATCCGGACAAGAGCGCGAAGGAGAGAGAGAACCTGATTACGAAAGAGCATGGCTGCGTCTTCATCAAGCGGATCGGCGACAAGCTCTCAAACGGAGAACCGCATGATGGCAGAGCGCCGGACTATGACGACTGGCAGCTGAACGGCGACATCCTTTTCTGGTTCGACAGACTGGACTGCGCGCTTGAGATTTCCTCCATGGGAATCCGGGTTGACGAGGACTCCCTCCTGTCCCAGCTCAGAAAGGCGGGCTGCGAGGAGAGGGCGGCACTTTCCTATCACAGGATGCTGCTCAACCGGGAGCTGCCGTATACCATCGGCGGCGGCATCGGGCAGAGCCGTCTCTGCATGCTGCTGCTGGACAGAGCGCACGTCGGAGAGGTGCAGGCTTCAATCTGGCCGGCAGAGATGATAGAAAGCTGTGAAAGGAATGGCATCACGCTGCTGTAG
- a CDS encoding guanylate kinase, with the protein MNHEKEYFKKVAEYGQLVILAGPDAVGRRTVLRQYLAQHPNATQCTTVTTREPRENEVDGREHFFISHKEFDQMIRTHQLIDYHYYKRNGYDTPIKPILDARAAGHNVLLLEDVEDAMRVRSRIPDCTLIFLMSPTWDELEERIRARHGQDPEALNAHILHAQEQILCAGQFDYILINDCVEKTVRRLGEIIHGNRYSRNSMKAFVESYIESEIHSDVADILNQL; encoded by the coding sequence ATGAATCACGAGAAGGAGTATTTCAAGAAGGTCGCAGAATATGGTCAGTTGGTTATCCTCGCAGGGCCGGACGCGGTAGGGCGGAGAACCGTACTCCGGCAATATCTGGCGCAGCATCCCAATGCAACGCAGTGTACTACCGTCACCACCCGGGAGCCCCGTGAAAATGAAGTGGATGGACGGGAGCATTTCTTCATTTCTCACAAGGAATTCGACCAGATGATCCGCACACATCAGCTGATTGACTATCATTACTATAAGCGGAACGGCTACGATACGCCGATCAAGCCGATTCTGGATGCCAGAGCCGCCGGGCACAATGTCCTGCTGCTCGAGGATGTGGAGGATGCAATGCGCGTCCGCTCCCGTATCCCGGACTGCACGCTGATCTTTCTGATGTCGCCGACCTGGGATGAGCTCGAGGAACGGATCCGTGCCCGCCACGGGCAGGATCCCGAGGCGCTGAACGCCCACATTCTCCATGCACAGGAACAGATCCTCTGCGCAGGGCAGTTCGATTACATCCTTATCAATGACTGTGTTGAAAAGACCGTACGGCGGCTGGGTGAGATCATCCATGGGAATCGCTACAGCAGAAACAGCATGAAGGCATTCGTCGAGAGCTATATCGAGAGTGAGATCCACTCCGATGTCGCGGACATTCTGAACCAGCTGTAG
- a CDS encoding nitroreductase — protein MNEIIRAMEERRSIRRFKPDMPPRETLEQIIEAGLYAPSAKGKQSTITVAVTDRAMRNRLSRTNCRIGGWQEDFDPFFGAPVILIVLADKSWANRVYDGSLVMGNMLLAAHSLHLGSIWIHRARETFELPEYQQWLRELGVEGEWEGIGHCAVGYMDCALPEAAARREGRVFWAD, from the coding sequence ATGAATGAGATCATCAGAGCAATGGAGGAACGGCGCAGCATCCGCAGATTCAAGCCCGATATGCCGCCCAGAGAAACGCTGGAGCAGATCATAGAAGCCGGACTGTATGCACCAAGCGCCAAGGGAAAGCAGTCGACGATCACCGTCGCCGTCACAGACAGGGCGATGCGGAACAGGCTGTCCCGCACAAACTGCAGGATCGGCGGCTGGCAGGAGGATTTCGACCCCTTCTTCGGCGCGCCGGTCATATTGATTGTTCTCGCCGATAAGAGCTGGGCAAACCGAGTGTATGACGGAAGCCTCGTCATGGGAAATATGCTGCTCGCGGCGCATTCGCTTCATCTCGGCAGCATCTGGATCCACAGAGCGCGGGAAACCTTCGAGCTTCCGGAATATCAGCAGTGGCTGAGGGAGCTCGGCGTCGAGGGAGAATGGGAAGGCATCGGTCACTGTGCTGTCGGATATATGGACTGCGCGCTGCCGGAAGCAGCAGCACGAAGAGAGGGCAGAGTATTCTGGGCGGACTGA
- a CDS encoding co-chaperone GroES, producing the protein MKLIPLFDRVVLEKEKMEETTASGIVLPGQDDKEKPGQAVVVAVGPGGVIDGKEVKMQVSVGQHVIFSKYAGSEVEIDGKKYTVVKQNDILAIVE; encoded by the coding sequence ATGAAGTTAATTCCGCTGTTTGACAGAGTCGTTCTCGAGAAGGAGAAGATGGAGGAGACCACCGCGAGTGGGATCGTGCTTCCGGGGCAGGATGATAAGGAGAAGCCGGGCCAGGCGGTGGTGGTCGCGGTAGGCCCGGGCGGCGTGATCGACGGCAAGGAGGTAAAGATGCAGGTTTCCGTCGGGCAGCATGTGATCTTTTCCAAGTATGCCGGTTCCGAAGTCGAAATTGACGGAAAGAAGTATACCGTTGTGAAGCAGAATGATATTCTGGCGATTGTAGAGTAA
- the groL gene encoding chaperonin GroEL (60 kDa chaperone family; promotes refolding of misfolded polypeptides especially under stressful conditions; forms two stacked rings of heptamers to form a barrel-shaped 14mer; ends can be capped by GroES; misfolded proteins enter the barrel where they are refolded when GroES binds), which translates to MAKEIKYGVEARKALQAGVDAVADTVKVTLGPKGRNVVLDKSYGAPLITNDGVSIAKEIDLKDPYENMGAQLVREVASKTNDVAGDGTTTATVLAQAIVTEGMKNLEAGANPIVLRKGIRKAVDAAVESIKAQSSKVKGKEQIAKVAGISAGDEAVGEMVADAMEKVSKDGVITVEESKTMHTELDLVEGMEFDRGYVSAYMCTDMEKMEAALDDPFILITDKKISNIQDILPVLEQVVKTGAKLLIVAEDIEGEALTTLIVNKLRGTFNVVAVKAPGYGDRRKEMLKDLAILTGGQVISEELGLDLKDATVDMCGRAKSVKVTKEKTTVVEGLGDKQDIANRVAQIRAQIETTTSDFDREKLQERLAKLAGGVAVIRVGAATETEMKEAKLRMEDALNATRAAVEEGVISGGGSAYIHAQAAVQKVVDALDGDEKTGAKIILKALESPLFIIAENAGVEGAVIVNKVKESAQGMGYDAYKENYVDMMEAGILDPAKVTRTALQNAASVASTLLTTESVVADIKEPVPPMPAGNPGMGMM; encoded by the coding sequence ATGGCTAAGGAAATCAAGTATGGCGTAGAAGCGAGAAAGGCTCTGCAGGCTGGTGTAGACGCTGTGGCGGATACCGTGAAGGTTACGCTCGGGCCGAAGGGCAGAAATGTCGTTCTGGACAAGAGCTACGGTGCGCCGCTCATTACCAATGACGGCGTTTCGATCGCGAAGGAGATCGATCTGAAGGATCCGTATGAGAATATGGGTGCGCAGCTGGTACGGGAGGTCGCTTCCAAGACCAATGACGTGGCAGGAGACGGTACGACGACCGCTACGGTGCTCGCACAGGCGATCGTGACCGAGGGAATGAAGAACCTGGAGGCGGGTGCAAACCCGATCGTTCTCCGGAAGGGTATCCGCAAGGCTGTGGATGCGGCGGTAGAGTCCATCAAGGCGCAGTCCTCCAAGGTTAAGGGCAAGGAGCAGATCGCGAAGGTTGCCGGCATCTCCGCAGGAGACGAGGCAGTCGGTGAGATGGTAGCGGACGCGATGGAGAAGGTTTCCAAGGACGGCGTTATCACCGTAGAGGAGTCCAAGACCATGCATACCGAGCTCGACCTCGTAGAGGGAATGGAGTTCGACCGCGGCTATGTCAGCGCATATATGTGTACCGACATGGAGAAGATGGAGGCTGCGCTGGATGATCCGTTCATTCTGATCACGGATAAGAAGATCTCCAATATTCAGGACATCCTTCCGGTGCTGGAGCAGGTTGTCAAGACCGGCGCAAAGCTGCTGATCGTCGCAGAGGACATCGAGGGCGAGGCGCTCACGACGCTGATCGTGAATAAGCTCCGCGGTACCTTCAATGTAGTCGCTGTCAAGGCGCCTGGCTACGGTGACAGAAGGAAGGAAATGCTGAAGGATCTTGCGATCCTGACCGGCGGACAGGTGATCTCCGAGGAGCTCGGACTCGATCTCAAGGACGCTACGGTTGATATGTGCGGACGCGCGAAGTCTGTCAAGGTTACGAAGGAGAAGACTACGGTCGTAGAGGGACTGGGCGACAAGCAGGATATCGCGAACCGTGTGGCGCAGATTCGTGCACAGATCGAGACCACGACCTCTGACTTCGACAGAGAGAAGCTGCAGGAGAGACTGGCAAAGCTCGCGGGCGGTGTAGCAGTGATTCGTGTCGGCGCGGCTACCGAGACCGAGATGAAGGAAGCGAAGCTCCGTATGGAGGATGCGCTTAATGCGACCCGTGCCGCAGTAGAGGAGGGTGTTATCAGCGGCGGCGGTTCCGCATACATCCACGCGCAGGCAGCGGTGCAGAAGGTTGTGGACGCGCTGGATGGAGACGAGAAGACCGGTGCGAAGATCATTCTCAAGGCACTTGAGTCTCCGCTCTTCATCATTGCGGAGAACGCCGGTGTCGAGGGCGCGGTGATCGTCAACAAGGTTAAGGAGTCCGCACAGGGAATGGGCTATGATGCCTATAAGGAGAACTATGTGGATATGATGGAGGCAGGCATCCTCGATCCGGCGAAGGTGACCAGAACCGCGCTGCAGAACGCAGCTTCCGTAGCCTCTACGCTCCTCACCACAGAGTCTGTGGTGGCCGATATCAAGGAGCCGGTACCGCCGATGCCGGCAGGCAACCCCGGCATGGGGATGATGTAA